A genomic window from Cinclus cinclus chromosome 5, bCinCin1.1, whole genome shotgun sequence includes:
- the FGF2 gene encoding fibroblast growth factor 2 produces the protein MAAAAAGGIATLPDDGGSGAFPPGHFKDPKRLYCKNGGFFLRINPDGKVDGVREKSDPHIKLQLQAEERGVVSIKGVSANRFLAMKEDGRLLALKYATEECFFFERLESNNYNTYRSRKYSDWYVALKRTGQYKPGPKTGPGQKAILFLPMSAKS, from the exons atggcggcggcggcggcggggggcaTCGCCACGCTGCCCGACGACGGCGGCAGCGGCGCCTTTCCCCCGGGGCACTTCAAGGACCCCAAGCGCCTGTACTGCAAGAACGGCGGCTTCTTCCTGCGCATCAACCCCGACGGGAAGGTGGACGGCGTGCGCGAGAAGAGCGATCCGCACA tcaagctgcagcttcaggcagaggagagaggagtgGTGTCCATCAAAGGTGTCAGTGCCAATCGCTTCCTGGCCATGAAGGAGGATGGCAGACTGCTGGCCTTG aAATACGCAACAGAAGAATGTTTCTTTTTCGAGCGTTTGGAATCCAATAACTATAACACTTACCGGTCACGGAAATACTCGGATTGGTACGTGGCACTGAAAAGAACTGGACAGTACAAACCTGGACCAAAAACTGGACCTGGACAGAAAgctatccttttccttcccatgtCTGCTAAAAGCTGA